In the Ilumatobacteraceae bacterium genome, one interval contains:
- the hemH gene encoding ferrochelatase, translated as MSADRIAVVLMAYGTPRSRDEILPYYTDIRRGRPPTDEALADLTARYEAIGGVSPLARLTEAQRDAIQIALDAIEPDRYEVVLGLKHADPKVEAAVDEVAARGCSKIVGAVLAPHYSAYSIGQYLGRARDAAEPHGIEVAGVESWAVEPAFVDFITDDLRARLADMPERTRVLFTAHSLPERIVLGGDPYMSELRSTAEVVAERLGLVEGTDWQIAWQSAGRTPEPWIGPDILEVIDQLGADDETDGVVVSSVGFVADHLEVLYDLDIEAKQRADGVGLAFDRTASVNDAPAVMAALAHRIHLAAG; from the coding sequence GTGAGTGCCGACCGGATCGCCGTCGTGCTGATGGCCTACGGCACGCCGCGGTCGCGCGACGAGATCCTGCCGTACTACACCGACATCCGTCGTGGACGCCCACCGACCGACGAGGCCCTGGCCGACCTGACCGCGCGCTACGAGGCGATCGGCGGAGTGTCGCCGCTCGCGCGGCTGACCGAGGCGCAGCGCGACGCGATCCAGATCGCGCTCGACGCGATCGAGCCCGACCGGTACGAGGTCGTGCTCGGCCTCAAGCACGCCGACCCCAAGGTCGAGGCGGCGGTCGACGAGGTCGCCGCCCGCGGGTGCTCGAAGATCGTCGGTGCCGTGCTCGCCCCGCACTACTCCGCGTATTCGATCGGCCAGTACCTCGGTCGGGCCCGCGACGCGGCCGAGCCGCACGGCATCGAGGTCGCCGGTGTCGAGTCGTGGGCGGTCGAACCCGCCTTCGTCGATTTCATCACCGACGACCTGCGCGCACGGCTCGCCGACATGCCAGAACGCACCCGGGTGCTGTTCACCGCCCACTCGCTGCCCGAGCGCATCGTGCTCGGCGGCGACCCGTACATGAGCGAGCTCCGCTCCACGGCGGAGGTCGTCGCCGAACGGCTCGGCCTCGTCGAGGGCACCGACTGGCAGATCGCGTGGCAGAGCGCCGGGCGCACACCCGAACCGTGGATCGGCCCCGACATCCTCGAGGTCATCGATCAACTCGGTGCCGACGACGAGACCGACGGCGTCGTCGTGTCATCGGTCGGGTTCGTCGCCGATCACCTCGAGGTCCTCTACGACCTCGACATCGAGGCCAAGCAGCGCGCCGACGGCGTCGGCCTGGCGTTCGATCGCACCGCGAGCGTCAACGACGCGCCGGCGGTCATGGCGGCGCTCGCCCACCGGATCCACCTCGCCGCCGGCTGA
- the hemE gene encoding uroporphyrinogen decarboxylase, with protein sequence MTGNDTTSEAPFLAAARGRPAPHTPVWFMRQAGRSLPEYRSIRGEGSILDAIKQPELATEITLQPVRRYGVDAAVLYSDIVVPPHAVGFGVDVKPGTGPIAERPLRSIADLDRLRPLEPDDVSYVADTVDLLVAELPDEVPLLSFAGAPFTVGSYLIEGGPSRTYRHTKAMMYTDELLWHRVMERLAESAITFIDLQLEHGARAFQLFDSWAGSLSVADYDRFVFPHSERVFGELADRHPGVVGIHFGIGCDHLLERMQAAGPGVIGLDWRTTIRDARTRLGADTVVQGNLDPSLVLAGTAPALEGARRVLDDNDGHPGHIFNLGHGVDKDSDPDVLQAVVDFVHAETAA encoded by the coding sequence ATGACCGGCAACGACACCACCAGCGAGGCACCGTTCCTCGCAGCCGCCCGAGGTCGCCCCGCACCGCACACGCCCGTGTGGTTCATGCGCCAGGCCGGTCGCAGCCTGCCCGAATACCGGTCGATCCGAGGAGAGGGTTCGATCCTCGACGCGATCAAGCAGCCGGAACTCGCGACCGAGATCACACTCCAACCGGTCCGCCGATACGGGGTCGACGCGGCCGTGCTCTACAGCGACATCGTGGTGCCCCCGCACGCCGTCGGTTTCGGCGTCGACGTCAAGCCGGGCACCGGTCCGATCGCCGAGCGGCCGCTGCGCTCGATCGCCGATCTCGACCGCCTCCGGCCGCTCGAACCAGACGACGTGTCATACGTCGCCGACACGGTCGACCTGCTCGTCGCCGAACTCCCCGACGAGGTGCCGCTGCTGTCGTTCGCCGGTGCGCCGTTCACGGTCGGCAGCTATCTGATCGAGGGCGGGCCGAGCCGCACCTACCGGCACACCAAGGCGATGATGTACACCGACGAGTTGCTGTGGCACCGGGTCATGGAGCGCCTCGCCGAGAGCGCGATCACGTTCATCGACCTGCAGCTCGAACACGGCGCTCGCGCGTTCCAGCTGTTCGATTCGTGGGCGGGTTCCCTGTCGGTCGCCGACTACGACCGGTTCGTGTTCCCGCACTCCGAGCGGGTGTTCGGCGAGCTCGCCGACCGCCACCCCGGCGTCGTCGGCATCCACTTCGGCATCGGTTGCGACCACCTGCTCGAACGCATGCAGGCGGCCGGCCCCGGTGTGATCGGCCTCGATTGGCGAACCACGATCCGTGACGCCCGCACCCGGCTCGGGGCCGACACGGTCGTCCAGGGCAACCTCGACCCGTCGCTCGTGCTCGCCGGCACCGCACCTGCGCTCGAGGGCGCCCGGCGGGTGCTCGACGACAACGACGGCCACCCCGGGCACATCTTCAACCTCGGTCACGGCGTCGACAAGGATTCCGATCCCGATGTGCTCCAAGCCGTCGTCGACTTCGTCCACGCGGAGACCGCGGCGTGA